A genomic region of Micropterus dolomieu isolate WLL.071019.BEF.003 ecotype Adirondacks linkage group LG11, ASM2129224v1, whole genome shotgun sequence contains the following coding sequences:
- the LOC123979263 gene encoding NPC intracellular cholesterol transporter 2-like, producing the protein MDAQTGFIVLLCLMGFTCADPVKFIDCGSSAGEVVMVDINPCVSQPCQLHKGQSYSVNVTFKSAVESQTSTALVHGIIAGVPVPFPIPIEDGCKSGIQCPIQNGQQYHYQNSLPVKSEYPPIKLTVEWELKDDNKNDLFCIKFPVQIVS; encoded by the exons atggaTGCCCAGACTGGTTTCATCGTTTTGCTCTGCTTAATGGGATTCACCTGTGCGGATCCAGTGAAATTCATCGACTGCG GCTCCTCTGCTGGCGAAGTGGTCATGGTGGACATTAACCCCTGTGTCAGTCAGCCATGCCAGCTACACAAAGGGCAGTCCTACAGTGTCAATGTGACCTTCAAAAGTG CTGTGGAGAGCCAGACAAGCACAGCGTTGGTTCATGGTATTATTGCAGGAGTACCAGTCCCCTTCCCCATTCCCATCGAAGATGGCTGCAAGTCTGGAATTCAGTGTCCCATCCAGAATGGGCAGCAGTATCACTATCAGAACTCTCTTCCTGTGAAGTCTGAGTATCCCCCA ATAAAGCTGACGGTGGAGTGGGAACTGAAAGATGACAACAAAAACGACTTGTTCTGCATCAAGTTCCCAGTTCAGATTGTGAGCTAA
- the isca2 gene encoding iron-sulfur cluster assembly 2 homolog, mitochondrial, producing MSFVRRAMITASKSKVLSLARASTLLSNLNVSHQLHRPPQNPLPLYTAGFQRFSSASAQEKPAVSGPAEDKIHLTESCVKRLGEIMGNGEYLRIHVEGGGCSGFQYKFSVVSNKNEDDSLFEQGGVGVIVDQDSLEYVKGATVDFTQELIRSTFQVLKNPQADHGCSCGSSFSVKL from the exons ATGTCATTCGTGAGACGAGCCATGATAACTGCGTCAAAGTCAAAAGTATTGAGCCTTGCAAG GGCATCTACTCTTCTGAGCAATCTCAATGTGAGCCATCAGTTACACCGGCCTCCTCAAAACCCCTTGCCCCTTTACACAGCAGGGTTTCAGCGTTTCAGCAGCGCCTCAGCCCAGGAGAAGCCAGCTGTGTCCGGTCCAGCTGAAGATAAAATACATCTCACTGAGTCATGTGTGAAG AGACTAGGGGAAATCATGGGGAACGGGGAGTACCTGAGAATACATGTAGAGGGAGGAGGCTGCTCTGGGTTCCAGTACAAGTTCTCTGTTGTTAGTAACAAGAATGAAGATGACAG CTTGTTTGAGCAAGGAGGAGTGGGCGTTATCGTGGATCAGGACAGCCTGGAGTATGTGAAAGGAGCCACTGTGGACTTCACCCAGGAGCTGATCCGCTCCACTTTCCAAGTGCTCAAAAATCCTCAAGCTGATCATGGCTGCTCCTGTGGCAGCTCCTTCTCTGTCAAACTATGA